In Methylobacterium aquaticum, the following are encoded in one genomic region:
- a CDS encoding IS110 family transposase translates to MTQPATSPTRFIGADVGKAEIVLHDSRGNARHTIPNKPKDLAAFAAKADLDATCLVICEATGGYEDALLAALLAVGCPAHRADARKVKAFIHSYGTLAKTDALDAKALAAYGRERHTSLARWQAPDPDQENLQSLVLTRADFVAQRTANRNRLAAPGSGPVQAYLETLITALSEQIEAIEEAMAETLRKAAALSRAKKALTSIKGIGDTSAIILLALMPELGRIDRRQATSLAGLAPHPNQSGTTERYRRTKGGRPEIKQALFLPALTATRFNPVLKDTYQRLIAAGKKPIVAIVAIMRRLLVIANARLRDAYAEEQKIALATEAN, encoded by the coding sequence ATGACCCAACCCGCCACCTCACCCACCCGCTTCATCGGAGCCGATGTCGGCAAAGCCGAGATCGTCCTCCACGACAGCCGCGGCAACGCTCGTCACACCATCCCCAACAAGCCCAAGGACCTCGCCGCCTTCGCCGCCAAAGCGGACCTCGATGCGACCTGCCTCGTCATCTGCGAAGCCACCGGCGGCTACGAGGATGCTCTGCTGGCCGCTCTCCTCGCCGTCGGATGCCCCGCCCACCGCGCCGACGCCCGCAAGGTCAAGGCGTTCATCCACTCCTACGGCACCCTCGCCAAGACCGACGCCCTCGACGCCAAGGCCCTGGCGGCTTACGGCCGGGAGCGCCACACCTCCCTGGCCCGCTGGCAAGCCCCTGATCCCGATCAGGAAAACCTCCAGAGCCTGGTGCTCACCCGCGCCGACTTCGTGGCTCAGCGCACCGCCAACCGCAATCGTCTGGCCGCGCCGGGATCTGGACCCGTCCAGGCTTATCTGGAAACCCTCATCACCGCCCTGTCCGAGCAGATCGAGGCGATCGAGGAGGCGATGGCCGAGACCCTGCGCAAGGCCGCCGCGCTCAGCCGGGCCAAGAAGGCGCTGACCTCGATCAAGGGCATCGGCGACACCTCTGCCATCATCCTGCTCGCCCTGATGCCCGAGCTCGGCCGTATCGACCGGCGCCAGGCGACGTCCCTGGCCGGACTCGCCCCGCATCCCAACCAGAGCGGGACCACCGAGCGCTACCGACGCACAAAGGGCGGACGGCCCGAGATCAAGCAGGCTCTGTTCCTCCCCGCCCTGACCGCTACCCGCTTCAACCCCGTGCTCAAAGACACCTACCAGCGCCTCATCGCAGCGGGCAAAAAGCCCATCGTGGCGATCGTCGCCATCATGCGACGCCTCCTCGTCATCGCCAACGCACGCCTGCGCGATGCCTACGCCGAGGAGCAAAAAATCGCGCTCGCAACCGAAGCCAACTGA
- a CDS encoding HAD family hydrolase has product MAADIELVLFDLDNVLYHYDRARRVNYLSGMTGIPADVIHAAIWDSGLEFQGDSGALSPQAYLQAFGERIGYPVSLTEWLAARRAAMAPDTEVLALVERLRATTAVAILTNNSELLTGHIDVLCPELRPLFGDRIYASASFRTAKPDVVCYQRCLAGLGVRPSAVLFTDDLPENVAGAREAGLHAHHFTSVDALRRDLAGRGMDVEGGASGPRRA; this is encoded by the coding sequence ATGGCCGCGGACATCGAACTCGTGTTGTTCGACCTCGACAACGTCCTGTACCACTACGACCGCGCCCGCCGCGTCAACTATCTGTCGGGCATGACCGGCATCCCGGCCGACGTCATCCATGCGGCGATCTGGGATAGCGGCCTGGAGTTCCAGGGCGATAGCGGCGCTCTCTCGCCCCAGGCCTATCTCCAGGCCTTCGGCGAGCGGATCGGGTATCCGGTCAGCCTGACGGAGTGGCTGGCGGCGCGCCGCGCCGCGATGGCGCCCGACACGGAGGTCCTCGCCCTGGTAGAGCGGCTGCGGGCCACGACGGCGGTCGCCATCCTGACGAACAACTCGGAATTGCTGACCGGGCACATCGATGTGTTGTGCCCGGAGCTGCGGCCCCTGTTCGGGGATCGGATCTACGCTTCCGCCTCGTTCCGCACGGCCAAGCCCGATGTCGTTTGCTACCAGCGCTGCCTCGCAGGTCTCGGGGTGAGGCCGTCGGCGGTGCTGTTCACCGACGACCTGCCCGAGAACGTCGCGGGCGCGCGGGAAGCGGGGCTCCACGCCCACCATTTCACGTCGGTCGACGCCTTGCGCCGGGACCTCGCGGGGCGGGGAATGGATGTGGAGGGCGGCGCGTCAGGGCCGCGTAGAGCGTAG
- a CDS encoding PepSY domain-containing protein, with protein MRQLVLLLLPAAVGLAGASGWLAAAEERDETATGAVPARPVKAAETAQTCLSSGDLREAVAEKRVVEPVAAIRAARAAVPRADIVRANLCRRDEALVYMLTALRKDGQFVHVMVDARSGKVAGQW; from the coding sequence ATGCGCCAGCTCGTTCTTCTCCTGCTCCCCGCCGCCGTCGGCCTCGCCGGCGCTTCGGGCTGGCTCGCGGCCGCGGAGGAGCGGGACGAGACCGCCACCGGGGCGGTGCCGGCCCGGCCGGTCAAGGCCGCCGAGACCGCCCAGACCTGCCTCTCCTCCGGCGACCTGCGCGAGGCGGTGGCGGAGAAACGGGTGGTCGAGCCGGTGGCGGCGATCCGCGCCGCGCGGGCCGCCGTCCCGCGGGCCGACATCGTGCGGGCCAATCTCTGCCGCCGCGACGAGGCGCTGGTCTACATGCTGACGGCCTTGCGCAAGGACGGGCAGTTCGTACACGTGATGGTGGATGCCCGGTCCGGCAAGGTGGCCGGGCAATGGTGA
- a CDS encoding response regulator transcription factor — translation MRLLVVEDDRDLNRQVVSALEEAGYAVDKAFDGEEGAFLGETEPYDCIILDMGLPKADGVSVLSGWRRAQVKTPVIILTARDRWSDKVNGFDAGADDYVTKPFHMEELLARVRALLRRTAGHATSQISAGPVVLDTRSGRVFVDGSPVKLTSHEYRLLSYLMHHTGRVVSRAELTEHLYDQDFDRDSNTIEVFVGRLRKKLAVDLIQTVRGLGYLIDAGAGGTQP, via the coding sequence GTGCGTCTGCTCGTGGTCGAGGATGACCGGGATCTCAACCGCCAGGTCGTGAGCGCCCTGGAAGAGGCGGGCTACGCCGTCGACAAGGCGTTCGACGGCGAGGAGGGTGCCTTCCTCGGCGAGACCGAGCCCTACGACTGCATCATCCTCGACATGGGCCTGCCGAAGGCCGACGGCGTCTCGGTCCTGTCGGGCTGGCGCCGGGCGCAGGTGAAGACCCCGGTCATCATCCTCACCGCCCGCGACCGCTGGAGCGACAAGGTCAACGGCTTCGATGCCGGCGCCGACGACTACGTGACCAAGCCCTTCCACATGGAGGAGCTGCTGGCCCGGGTCCGCGCGCTGCTGCGCCGGACCGCCGGCCACGCCACGAGCCAGATCAGCGCCGGCCCCGTGGTGCTCGATACGCGCTCGGGCCGCGTCTTCGTCGACGGCAGCCCGGTCAAGCTCACCTCGCACGAGTACCGGCTGCTCTCCTACCTGATGCATCATACCGGCCGGGTCGTCTCCCGGGCCGAGCTGACCGAGCATCTCTACGACCAGGATTTCGACCGCGACTCGAACACCATCGAGGTCTTCGTCGGTCGCCTGCGCAAGAAGCTCGCGGTCGACCTGATCCAGACCGTGCGCGGCCTCGGCTACCTGATCGACGCGGGCGCCGGCGGAACGCAGCCGTGA
- a CDS encoding sensor histidine kinase: protein MTGPGRAAAEAKPETGLAGGVAPASPRRWFGWRPWRKRSIAVRLAVSSLISSALILLIAGLILSTLYRETTERAFDSRLLVYANDLATNLVSPSDSEARSFGALGDPRFDLPLSGWYWQVGRPNARPRDLRTSRSLVGVPLQPPADAVGEAGAGQLRKGYGKAQDDRPLRIIERTVDLGEEGRYLVRVAGPSDEIATDMRRFTLALTTTFSLLGLSLGLTTLLQIRFGLAPLIKLRAALGAIRRGEADRISGEYPQDIAPLAGEVNLLLETNREILERARTQVGNLAHALKTPLSIIVNEASAGDANSELAVKVREQAAVMRDQVNYHLDRARAAALAGALGTFTDVEPVVAALVRTFGKIFYDKDLTFDTSVTPGLRFRGERQDFEEMIGNLVDNAAKWAHSRVSIRAEVIGQGEYPHLIVTVEDDGPGLPPEARIAVLERGRRLDETKPGSGLGLSIVSDLAALYRGRLRLDAATLGGLRAVIEVPGDASPAAQA, encoded by the coding sequence GTGACCGGCCCCGGCCGGGCCGCGGCCGAGGCAAAGCCGGAGACGGGGCTCGCCGGCGGCGTCGCGCCTGCCTCGCCGCGACGGTGGTTCGGCTGGCGGCCGTGGCGCAAGCGCTCGATCGCGGTGCGCCTGGCGGTGTCGTCGCTGATCTCGAGCGCGCTGATCCTGCTGATCGCCGGGCTGATCCTCTCGACCCTCTACCGCGAGACCACCGAGCGGGCCTTCGACAGCCGGCTCCTCGTCTACGCCAACGATCTCGCCACCAACCTCGTCTCGCCCTCCGATTCCGAGGCACGCAGCTTCGGGGCGCTGGGCGATCCGCGCTTCGACCTGCCCCTGTCGGGCTGGTACTGGCAGGTCGGCCGGCCCAATGCCCGGCCGCGCGACCTGCGCACCTCGCGCTCGCTGGTCGGCGTGCCGCTCCAGCCCCCCGCCGACGCGGTCGGCGAGGCAGGCGCCGGGCAGCTGCGCAAGGGCTACGGCAAGGCCCAGGACGACCGGCCCCTGCGCATCATCGAGCGCACCGTCGATCTCGGCGAGGAGGGCCGCTACCTCGTGCGGGTCGCCGGCCCCTCCGACGAGATCGCCACCGACATGCGGCGCTTCACGCTGGCGCTCACCACCACCTTCTCGCTGCTCGGGCTCTCGCTCGGCCTCACCACCCTGTTGCAGATCCGCTTCGGCCTCGCCCCCCTCATCAAGCTGCGGGCGGCCCTCGGCGCGATCCGCCGGGGCGAGGCCGACCGCATCTCGGGCGAGTACCCGCAGGACATCGCGCCGCTCGCCGGCGAGGTGAACCTGCTCCTCGAGACCAACCGCGAGATCCTCGAGCGGGCCCGCACCCAGGTCGGCAACCTGGCGCATGCGCTCAAGACCCCCTTGAGCATCATCGTCAACGAGGCCTCGGCGGGGGATGCCAACAGCGAGCTCGCCGTGAAGGTGCGCGAGCAGGCCGCGGTGATGCGCGACCAGGTGAACTACCACCTCGACCGGGCCCGGGCCGCGGCGCTGGCGGGTGCGCTGGGCACCTTCACCGACGTCGAGCCGGTGGTGGCGGCGCTGGTGCGCACCTTTGGCAAGATCTTCTACGACAAGGACCTGACCTTCGACACCAGCGTCACCCCGGGCCTGCGCTTCCGCGGCGAGCGCCAGGATTTCGAGGAGATGATCGGCAACCTCGTCGACAACGCCGCCAAGTGGGCGCATTCCCGCGTCTCGATCCGCGCCGAGGTGATCGGCCAGGGCGAGTACCCGCACCTCATCGTCACGGTGGAGGATGACGGGCCCGGCCTGCCGCCGGAGGCCCGCATCGCCGTGCTGGAGCGCGGCCGGCGCCTCGACGAGACCAAGCCCGGTTCGGGCCTCGGCCTCTCCATCGTCTCCGACCTCGCCGCGCTCTATCGCGGGCGCCTTCGCCTCGACGCGGCCACCCTCGGCGGCTTAAGGGCAGTGATCGAGGTGCCGGGGGATGCGAGCCCGGCGGCGCAGGCCTGA
- a CDS encoding glycosyltransferase family 61 protein yields MILQRSEAIYGRADLRPGRPALRVVEDAHYLVRASHLDRIPVIFDAAGQMVPESLDHHSGERTPTWQTTEWPEGQGPVTDAAPEGPTLYLGAIHPHYGHFIINTLARFWPLLDLDQGTLRPTLLCHGPGLGADWSGTPFIPEILGRLGLSVMDLASFDRPVRIPTLLVPQAALQQDDYAFPVMADLCREIGRGYYAPDEVDADPQPVYLSKTRLRAGVRRFANEEAVTRVLEREGVRIVHPELLSFPEQVRLFARHRVILGANGSAFHSLLFAPPGRRVIVLTDRLKLGGTYRLIDLITGTQGHYYYPTGTGSYAGDGFTVNFVLPDPEAVAAELLGKIARIDTLREDDMRRDPGAWHLSPTIPPLPPRPGGLLGRLRGMLPGLD; encoded by the coding sequence ATGATCCTGCAGCGGAGCGAAGCGATCTACGGCCGGGCCGACCTGCGGCCGGGCCGGCCGGCCCTGCGCGTGGTCGAGGATGCCCACTACCTCGTGCGGGCGTCCCATCTCGACAGGATCCCGGTGATCTTCGACGCCGCGGGCCAGATGGTGCCAGAATCCCTCGACCACCACAGCGGCGAGCGCACGCCGACCTGGCAGACCACCGAATGGCCGGAGGGACAGGGCCCGGTGACCGACGCGGCGCCGGAGGGGCCGACCCTCTATCTCGGGGCGATCCACCCGCATTACGGCCATTTCATCATCAACACCCTGGCGCGGTTCTGGCCGCTCCTCGACCTCGACCAGGGGACCCTGCGCCCGACCCTGCTCTGCCACGGGCCGGGGCTCGGCGCCGACTGGAGCGGGACCCCGTTCATCCCGGAGATCCTGGGGCGCTTAGGCCTCTCCGTGATGGACCTCGCCAGCTTCGACCGGCCGGTGCGGATCCCGACCCTCCTGGTGCCCCAGGCCGCGTTGCAGCAGGACGACTACGCCTTCCCGGTCATGGCCGATCTGTGCCGGGAGATCGGGCGCGGCTACTACGCGCCGGACGAGGTCGATGCCGATCCGCAGCCGGTCTACCTCTCGAAGACCCGCCTGCGGGCGGGCGTGCGGCGCTTTGCCAACGAGGAGGCGGTGACGCGGGTGCTGGAGCGCGAGGGGGTGCGGATCGTCCACCCGGAGCTCCTGAGCTTTCCCGAGCAGGTCCGCCTCTTCGCCCGCCACAGGGTGATCCTCGGGGCCAACGGCTCGGCCTTCCACAGCCTGCTCTTCGCGCCCCCGGGCCGGCGGGTGATCGTGCTCACCGACCGGCTCAAGCTCGGCGGGACCTACCGGCTGATCGACCTCATCACCGGCACGCAGGGCCATTACTACTATCCGACCGGCACCGGCAGCTATGCCGGGGACGGCTTCACGGTGAATTTCGTGCTGCCGGATCCGGAAGCCGTGGCGGCGGAACTCCTCGGCAAGATCGCCCGGATCGACACATTGCGGGAGGACGACATGCGCAGGGATCCGGGCGCCTGGCATCTCTCGCCGACGATCCCGCCCCTGCCGCCCCGGCCCGGCGGGCTGCTGGGACGCCTGCGCGGCATGCTGCCCGGGCTAGACTGA
- a CDS encoding SHOCT domain-containing protein yields MPDLDAIAARHGVGLDAVRHLLDALARGHGRMAQFNHPDLGGMGQWSAGGMTMIGDMFNSGLKARVVALCDELAPLATGGAQGSGWGSSQSQGSGSGGSWNQSWGGSWWPDGLGQPATSGSQNDTRYAFFPESRRLAIETGGRVTLYDTGDHQIGGVSQQQGSSYSLSFTSQYGPVRLEELPVVGDPAQNQGEQEPAPAPQAASYAPAPEAYSPPAPSQTVDVPAAPTGDVFGMIERLSELHRKGVLTEAEFAAKKTELLARL; encoded by the coding sequence ATGCCCGACCTCGACGCGATCGCCGCCCGCCACGGCGTCGGCCTGGATGCCGTCCGCCACCTCCTCGACGCGCTGGCCCGCGGCCACGGCCGGATGGCGCAGTTCAACCATCCCGATCTCGGCGGCATGGGCCAGTGGTCCGCCGGCGGGATGACGATGATCGGCGACATGTTCAACTCGGGCCTCAAGGCCCGGGTCGTCGCGCTCTGCGACGAGCTGGCGCCGCTCGCCACGGGGGGAGCCCAAGGATCGGGCTGGGGATCGAGCCAGAGCCAGGGGTCCGGTTCGGGCGGGTCCTGGAACCAGTCCTGGGGCGGCTCCTGGTGGCCGGACGGCCTGGGCCAGCCGGCGACCTCCGGCTCGCAGAACGACACGCGCTACGCCTTCTTCCCCGAGTCCCGCCGCCTGGCGATCGAGACCGGCGGCCGGGTGACCCTCTACGACACCGGCGACCACCAGATCGGCGGCGTCTCGCAGCAGCAGGGCTCTTCGTACTCCCTGAGCTTCACCAGCCAGTACGGCCCGGTGCGGCTGGAGGAGCTGCCGGTGGTGGGGGACCCTGCGCAGAACCAGGGCGAGCAGGAGCCGGCCCCCGCTCCCCAGGCCGCGTCCTACGCGCCTGCGCCGGAGGCTTATTCGCCGCCGGCCCCCTCACAAACGGTCGATGTCCCGGCCGCCCCGACCGGCGACGTGTTCGGGATGATCGAACGCCTGTCGGAGCTGCACCGCAAGGGTGTGCTGACCGAGGCCGAGTTCGCCGCGAAGAAGACGGAGCTGCTGGCGCGGTTGTGA
- a CDS encoding type II toxin-antitoxin system RelE/ParE family toxin, whose protein sequence is MLGRSRPISWLKSARKEFEAFPAGARERTLQALDIAAAGSMAGIAKPLKGFGSGVFEVALKFRTDAFRVVYAVQIGDAVWVVHAFQKKSTSGIKTSQADLDLIRQRIKLLMEQVSDGQR, encoded by the coding sequence ATGCTGGGTCGGTCAAGACCGATATCCTGGCTGAAATCAGCCAGGAAGGAATTCGAGGCGTTCCCGGCAGGCGCGCGTGAGCGCACGCTCCAGGCATTGGACATTGCTGCGGCGGGAAGCATGGCGGGGATCGCGAAGCCTTTGAAAGGGTTCGGCTCCGGGGTCTTCGAAGTTGCGCTCAAATTTCGGACGGACGCGTTCCGCGTCGTCTATGCGGTACAGATCGGTGATGCAGTCTGGGTTGTCCACGCATTCCAGAAGAAATCGACATCAGGCATCAAGACCTCGCAGGCGGACCTCGATCTCATCCGTCAGCGAATCAAATTGCTCATGGAGCAGGTGAGCGATGGACAGCGATGA
- a CDS encoding helix-turn-helix domain-containing protein yields MDSDEVVHGSGNVWKDFGYADADMRQAKGQLAARIIAALDQRRLTTRKAQALTGFAAADFSRVRNADYGRFTLDRMIRMLHALDGEVEVRITFERRDVSTPPSRPLERA; encoded by the coding sequence ATGGACAGCGATGAAGTCGTGCATGGCAGCGGCAACGTCTGGAAGGATTTCGGCTACGCCGATGCGGACATGCGTCAGGCGAAAGGTCAACTGGCGGCGCGCATCATCGCCGCCCTCGATCAGCGCCGGCTCACGACCCGCAAGGCGCAGGCGTTGACCGGCTTCGCCGCGGCCGACTTCTCGCGGGTGCGCAACGCCGATTACGGGCGCTTCACGCTGGATCGGATGATCCGCATGCTCCACGCACTCGATGGGGAGGTGGAAGTCAGGATCACGTTCGAGCGGCGGGACGTTTCAACGCCGCCGAGCCGCCCTCTCGAACGCGCCTGA